A window of the Halopseudomonas phragmitis genome harbors these coding sequences:
- the katG gene encoding catalase/peroxidase HPI, with product MSTESKCPYHPAGLGTQNINWWPNMLRVDLLNQHSERSNPLGEKFNYAKEFKKLDYAALKADIKKTLTDSQEWWPADWGSYGGLFIRMAWHSAGTYRLVDGRGGAGRGQHRFAPLGSWPDNASLDKSRRLLWPVKQKYGQKISWADLFILAGNIALEASGFRTFGFAAGREDTWEPDNDVNWGTEKEWLKHRRSEALKDSPLSATEMGLIYVNPEGPEASGDPRSAAPFIRATFGNMAMNDEEIVALIAGGHTLGKTHGAVPGDKIGPDPEAAPIEQQGLGWASGYGSGVGKDAITSGIEVIWTQTPTQWSNYFFENLFKYEWVQTKSPAGAIQWEAKDAPEIMPDPFDPSKKRKPTMLTTDLTLRFDPEFEKISRRFLNDPQAFNEAFARAWFKLTHRDMGPKARYLGPEVPKEDLIWQDPLPPAGAAPSAADIADAKTKIAELGLSVSDLVSLGWASAATFRGGDKRGGANGARLALQPQRGWAVNKVAVAALAKIEAIKPATKLSLADLIVLAGNLGVEQAAKAAGVAVNVPFAAGRVDALQEQTEVDTFEYLKGVADGFRNWKGDGVDISDEVLLLDKAQLLTLTGPEMTVLVGGMRVLGANWDGSKHGVFTDRVGVLSNDFFVNLLDMATVWKSNGGIYEGVDRKSGAKKYTATRADLVFGSNSILRAYAEVYAQAGGQEKFVQDFVAAWTKVMNLDRFDLA from the coding sequence ATGTCGACTGAATCAAAATGCCCTTACCATCCTGCGGGCCTTGGAACCCAGAATATTAACTGGTGGCCGAATATGCTGCGCGTTGATCTGCTCAACCAGCATTCGGAAAGATCTAATCCTCTGGGCGAGAAATTTAACTACGCCAAAGAGTTCAAGAAGCTCGACTATGCCGCGCTCAAGGCTGACATCAAGAAGACCCTGACCGACTCGCAAGAGTGGTGGCCTGCTGACTGGGGAAGCTACGGTGGCCTGTTCATTCGCATGGCTTGGCACAGTGCGGGTACCTATCGTCTGGTAGACGGCCGTGGCGGCGCCGGTCGCGGTCAGCACCGCTTCGCTCCCCTGGGCTCTTGGCCAGATAATGCCAGCCTGGACAAGAGTCGCCGTCTATTGTGGCCGGTAAAACAGAAGTACGGGCAGAAAATCAGTTGGGCCGACCTGTTTATCCTGGCAGGCAACATTGCCCTGGAGGCCTCGGGCTTTCGTACTTTCGGCTTTGCTGCTGGTCGTGAAGACACCTGGGAGCCGGATAACGATGTCAACTGGGGGACCGAGAAGGAGTGGCTGAAACACCGCCGTTCCGAGGCGCTGAAAGACAGTCCCTTGTCTGCTACCGAGATGGGTCTGATTTATGTTAACCCTGAAGGTCCGGAGGCCAGCGGTGATCCGCGTTCGGCGGCGCCGTTTATTCGCGCCACCTTTGGCAACATGGCGATGAACGACGAGGAAATCGTTGCGCTGATCGCTGGAGGCCACACCCTGGGCAAGACTCACGGTGCGGTTCCGGGCGACAAAATCGGGCCGGATCCGGAAGCGGCACCGATCGAACAGCAAGGTCTGGGCTGGGCCAGTGGCTATGGTAGTGGTGTGGGTAAGGATGCGATTACCTCAGGTATTGAAGTGATCTGGACACAGACCCCGACCCAGTGGAGTAACTACTTCTTTGAAAACCTGTTCAAGTACGAGTGGGTTCAGACCAAGTCTCCGGCCGGCGCCATCCAATGGGAGGCCAAAGACGCACCAGAGATCATGCCTGACCCCTTCGATCCGTCGAAGAAGCGTAAGCCGACCATGTTGACCACGGACCTGACTCTGCGCTTCGATCCCGAGTTCGAAAAAATTTCGCGCAGGTTCCTCAATGATCCGCAGGCTTTCAACGAAGCCTTTGCGCGCGCCTGGTTTAAGCTGACCCACCGCGACATGGGTCCCAAGGCGCGCTATCTCGGCCCGGAAGTGCCGAAGGAAGATCTGATCTGGCAAGATCCGTTGCCGCCTGCTGGCGCTGCGCCGTCCGCTGCTGATATTGCTGATGCCAAGACCAAGATCGCTGAGCTAGGGTTGAGTGTTTCCGACTTGGTTTCGCTCGGCTGGGCCTCAGCTGCAACCTTCCGTGGTGGTGACAAGCGCGGTGGTGCCAACGGCGCGCGTCTGGCCCTGCAGCCACAGCGTGGTTGGGCGGTCAACAAGGTCGCGGTTGCTGCTTTGGCCAAGATTGAGGCCATCAAGCCCGCGACCAAGCTGTCGCTGGCTGATCTGATCGTGCTCGCCGGCAATCTTGGTGTCGAGCAGGCAGCCAAGGCTGCGGGTGTGGCGGTCAATGTACCGTTCGCCGCCGGTCGGGTCGATGCGCTCCAGGAGCAGACCGAAGTCGATACCTTTGAATACCTAAAGGGTGTGGCTGATGGTTTCCGTAACTGGAAAGGTGACGGTGTTGATATCAGTGACGAAGTTCTGCTGCTGGACAAGGCTCAGCTTTTGACCTTGACCGGCCCTGAAATGACCGTGTTGGTTGGCGGAATGCGGGTGCTGGGAGCGAACTGGGACGGCAGCAAGCACGGGGTCTTCACTGATAGGGTGGGTGTGCTCAGCAATGACTTCTTCGTCAACCTTCTGGATATGGCTACCGTTTGGAAGTCCAACGGTGGTATCTACGAAGGCGTGGATCGCAAGAGTGGGGCCAAGAAGTACACCGCAACTCGTGCTGATCTGGTGTTTGGTTCCAACTCAATCCTGCGTGCCTATGCCGAGGTTTATGCTCAGGCTGGTGGTCAAGAGAAGTTCGTGCAGGACTTCGTGGCGGCCTGGACCAAGGTGATGAACCTGGACCGCTTCGATCTGGCCTAA
- the rplQ gene encoding 50S ribosomal protein L17 — MRHRKSGRHLSRTSSHRKAMFQNMAVSLFEHELIKTTLPKAKELRRVAEPLITLAKEDTVANRRLAFDRTRSKEAVGKLFNDLGKRYADRPGGYVRILKCGFRPGDAAPMAYVELVDRPELASAGEE, encoded by the coding sequence ATGCGTCATCGTAAAAGTGGTCGTCACCTGAGCCGGACCAGCTCACACCGCAAGGCCATGTTCCAGAACATGGCGGTGTCGCTGTTCGAGCATGAATTGATCAAAACCACCCTGCCCAAGGCCAAGGAGCTGCGTCGCGTTGCCGAGCCGCTGATCACCCTGGCTAAGGAAGACACTGTTGCCAACCGTCGTCTGGCGTTTGACCGTACCCGCAGCAAAGAAGCGGTCGGCAAACTGTTCAACGATCTGGGCAAGCGCTATGCCGACCGTCCCGGCGGTTATGTGCGTATCCTGAAGTGCGGTTTCCGCCCTGGCGACGCCGCGCCGATGGCTTACGTCGAGCTGGTTGATCGCCCTGAGCTGGCTTCTGCCGGCGAAGAGTAA
- a CDS encoding DNA-directed RNA polymerase subunit alpha, protein MQSSVTEFLTPRHIDVQETSPTRAKITLEPLERGFGHTLGNALRRILLSSMPGCAVVEAEIDGVLHEYSAIEGVQEDVIEILLNLKGLAIKMHGRDQVTLSLSKKGPGPVTGADIQLDHDVEIVNPDHVIANLSDNGSLSMKLTVARGRGYEPADARQSDEDESRSIGRLQLDATYTPVRRVAYVVESARVEQRTNLDKLVIDLETNGTLDPEEAIRRAATILQQQLAAFVDLKGDQEPVVEQQEDEIDPILLRPVDDLELTVRSANCLKAENIYYIGDLIQRTEVELLKTPNLGKKSLTEIKDVLASRGLSLGMRLDNWPPASLKKDDKVSA, encoded by the coding sequence ATGCAGAGTTCGGTTACCGAGTTTCTAACCCCGCGTCACATTGACGTACAGGAAACCTCGCCCACCCGCGCCAAGATTACTCTTGAGCCGCTGGAGCGTGGTTTCGGCCATACCCTGGGCAATGCGCTGCGTCGCATCCTGCTCTCCTCCATGCCCGGTTGCGCCGTGGTAGAGGCGGAAATCGACGGCGTTTTGCATGAGTACAGCGCCATCGAGGGCGTCCAGGAAGATGTCATCGAGATCCTGCTGAACCTCAAAGGTCTGGCAATCAAGATGCACGGCCGTGACCAAGTGACCCTTAGCCTTTCCAAGAAAGGCCCAGGTCCGGTTACTGGCGCGGACATTCAACTGGATCACGATGTCGAGATCGTTAACCCCGATCACGTAATCGCCAACCTGTCCGACAACGGCTCCCTGAGCATGAAGTTGACTGTCGCTCGTGGCCGTGGCTACGAGCCGGCGGATGCTCGCCAGTCCGACGAAGACGAGAGCCGTTCGATCGGTCGTCTGCAACTTGACGCTACTTACACCCCGGTTCGCCGCGTGGCTTATGTAGTGGAAAGTGCGCGTGTCGAGCAACGGACCAACCTGGACAAGCTGGTTATCGATCTGGAGACCAACGGTACTCTGGACCCGGAAGAGGCCATTCGCCGTGCCGCTACCATTCTGCAGCAGCAGTTGGCAGCTTTCGTCGATCTCAAGGGTGACCAGGAGCCGGTGGTTGAGCAGCAGGAAGACGAGATTGATCCGATCCTGTTGCGCCCGGTGGACGATCTTGAACTGACTGTGCGCTCGGCCAACTGTCTGAAGGCTGAAAACATCTATTACATTGGCGATCTGATCCAGCGTACCGAAGTGGAGCTGCTGAAGACCCCGAACCTGGGCAAGAAGTCCCTGACCGAGATCAAGGACGTTCTGGCTTCGCGTGGTCTGTCCCTGGGTATGCGTCTGGACAACTGGCCGCCTGCTAGTTTGAAGAAGGACGACAAGGTTTCGGCCTGA
- the rpsD gene encoding 30S ribosomal protein S4: MARYIGPKCKLSRREGTDLFLKSGARALESKCKLETPPGVHGQRRGRLSEYGTQLREKQKVRRMYGVLERQFSNYYKEAARLKGATGENLLQLLERRLDNVVYRMGFGATRSEARQLVSHKAISVNGKTVNIASFLVSPGDVVAVREKAKNQLRVSSALELAAQRGQVEWIEVDSGKKEGVFKSLPSRSDLSADINENLIVELYSK; encoded by the coding sequence ATGGCTCGTTATATTGGTCCCAAGTGCAAGCTGTCTCGCCGTGAAGGTACAGATCTGTTCCTGAAAAGCGGTGCGCGTGCTCTCGAATCCAAGTGCAAACTGGAAACCCCTCCGGGCGTACACGGTCAACGCCGTGGTCGTCTGTCTGAGTACGGCACCCAGTTGCGTGAAAAACAGAAGGTCCGTCGTATGTACGGCGTTCTGGAGCGTCAATTCAGCAACTATTACAAGGAAGCTGCCCGCCTGAAGGGTGCTACCGGTGAGAACCTGCTGCAACTGCTCGAGCGTCGTCTGGACAATGTGGTTTACCGCATGGGCTTTGGTGCTACCCGCTCCGAAGCGCGTCAGCTGGTTTCCCACAAGGCCATCAGCGTTAACGGCAAGACCGTGAACATCGCTTCCTTCCTGGTATCCCCGGGTGACGTGGTAGCCGTTCGCGAGAAGGCCAAAAACCAGCTGCGTGTTAGCAGTGCGCTCGAACTGGCTGCCCAGCGCGGTCAAGTAGAGTGGATCGAGGTCGATTCTGGCAAGAAGGAAGGTGTCTTCAAGAGCCTGCCGAGCCGCAGCGACCTGTCCGCCGACATCAATGAAAACCTGATCGTCGAGCTCTACTCCAAGTAA
- the rpsK gene encoding 30S ribosomal protein S11 yields MAKPAARVRKKVKKTVVDGVAHIHASFNNTIITITDRQGNALSWATSGGSGFRGSRKSTPFAAQVAAERAGQAALEYGLKNLDVCVKGPGPGRESAVRALNACGYKISSITDVTPIPHNGCRPPKKRRV; encoded by the coding sequence ATGGCTAAGCCTGCTGCTCGTGTCCGTAAGAAAGTCAAGAAGACGGTGGTTGATGGGGTTGCCCACATCCACGCGTCGTTCAACAACACTATCATCACCATTACCGATCGCCAGGGTAATGCCCTGAGCTGGGCCACTTCCGGTGGTTCCGGTTTCCGTGGCTCGCGCAAGAGCACCCCGTTCGCTGCCCAGGTGGCTGCCGAGCGTGCTGGTCAGGCGGCTCTGGAATATGGTCTGAAGAACCTCGACGTGTGCGTCAAGGGCCCCGGCCCGGGTCGTGAGTCTGCTGTCCGTGCGCTGAATGCCTGCGGTTACAAAATCAGCAGCATCACTGACGTTACCCCCATCCCGCACAACGGCTGCCGCCCGCCGAAGAAGCGTCGCGTTTAA
- the rpsM gene encoding 30S ribosomal protein S13, translating into MARIAGVNIPDNKHTVISLTYIFGIGRTKAQEICATTGIAPDVKIKDLNEEQVDLLRNEVAKSTVEGDLRRAINMNVKRLMDLGCYRGLRHRRGLPVRGQRTKTNARTRKGPRKPIRK; encoded by the coding sequence ATGGCCCGTATTGCAGGCGTCAACATCCCGGATAACAAACACACTGTTATCTCCCTGACCTATATCTTTGGTATCGGTCGGACCAAGGCACAGGAAATTTGTGCCACCACCGGCATTGCGCCGGATGTGAAAATCAAGGACCTCAACGAGGAGCAGGTTGACCTGCTGCGTAACGAAGTCGCCAAGAGCACTGTCGAAGGCGATCTGCGTCGTGCGATCAACATGAACGTCAAGCGTCTGATGGATCTGGGTTGCTACCGTGGTCTGCGTCACCGTCGTGGCCTGCCGGTCCGTGGTCAGCGCACCAAGACCAATGCTCGTACCCGTAAGGGTCCGCGCAAGCCGATCCGTAAGTAA
- the rpmJ gene encoding 50S ribosomal protein L36, whose product MKVAASVKKLCRNCKVIRRNGSVRVICSAEPRHKQRQG is encoded by the coding sequence ATGAAAGTTGCAGCATCTGTGAAAAAACTTTGCCGTAACTGCAAGGTCATCCGCCGCAATGGTAGCGTGCGCGTGATTTGCAGTGCTGAGCCTCGTCACAAGCAGCGCCAAGGCTAA
- the secY gene encoding preprotein translocase subunit SecY: MAKQGALSGMNQGGLSELWGRLRFLFLAIIVYRIGAHIPVPGINPDRLADLFRQNEGTILSLFNMFSGGALERMSIFALGIMPYISASIIMQLMTAVSPTLEQLKKEGESGRRKISQYTRYLTLVLAFIQAIGMSVGLASQGVAFNTGFGFYFVAVTTFVSGAMFMMWLGEQITERGVGNGISMLIFAGIVAGLPSAIGQSFEAARQGDINIFALIAIALLAIALVAFVVFVERGQRRITVNYAKRQQGRKVFAAQSSHLPLKVNMAGVIPAIFASSILLFPASLGTWFGQGEGMGWLQSLSQAIAPGQPLNIILFSAGIIFFCFFYTALMFNPKDVAENLKKSGAFIPGIRPGEQSARYIDGVLTRLTMFGALYMTAVCLLPQFLVVSANVPFYLGGTSLLIVVVVVMDFMSQVQSHLVSQQYESLLKKSNLKGYGSGMLR, encoded by the coding sequence ATGGCTAAGCAAGGCGCTCTCTCTGGAATGAATCAAGGCGGCCTGAGTGAACTATGGGGGCGTTTGCGCTTCCTGTTCCTGGCGATCATTGTTTACCGTATCGGGGCGCATATCCCGGTGCCGGGTATCAACCCTGATCGTCTGGCCGATCTGTTCAGACAGAACGAGGGGACCATTCTTAGCCTGTTCAACATGTTCTCTGGTGGTGCCCTGGAGCGAATGAGTATCTTCGCCCTGGGCATCATGCCGTACATCTCTGCGTCAATTATCATGCAGTTGATGACGGCGGTCAGTCCAACCTTGGAGCAGTTGAAAAAGGAAGGTGAGTCCGGGCGTCGGAAAATCAGTCAATACACTCGTTATCTGACTCTGGTGCTGGCCTTTATTCAAGCCATTGGTATGTCTGTGGGTCTGGCCAGTCAGGGCGTAGCGTTCAATACCGGGTTCGGCTTCTACTTCGTAGCGGTCACGACCTTCGTATCGGGCGCCATGTTCATGATGTGGCTGGGTGAACAGATCACCGAGCGCGGTGTTGGCAACGGCATCTCGATGCTGATTTTTGCCGGTATCGTTGCCGGGTTGCCAAGTGCTATTGGCCAGTCGTTCGAAGCGGCGCGCCAGGGCGACATCAACATTTTCGCCTTGATTGCGATTGCCCTTCTGGCGATTGCCTTGGTGGCCTTCGTCGTTTTCGTCGAACGCGGCCAGCGTCGGATCACCGTCAATTACGCTAAGCGCCAACAGGGCCGCAAGGTGTTCGCCGCTCAGAGCAGTCATCTGCCGCTGAAGGTGAATATGGCGGGTGTGATTCCGGCGATTTTCGCCAGCAGTATCCTGTTGTTCCCGGCCTCGCTGGGGACCTGGTTCGGTCAGGGTGAGGGTATGGGCTGGCTGCAGAGCCTGTCTCAGGCCATTGCTCCGGGTCAGCCGCTGAATATCATTCTGTTTAGTGCAGGGATCATTTTCTTCTGCTTCTTCTATACAGCGTTGATGTTCAATCCGAAAGATGTCGCTGAAAACCTGAAGAAATCAGGTGCGTTCATTCCGGGTATTCGCCCGGGTGAGCAGTCAGCGCGTTACATTGACGGTGTTCTGACTCGTCTGACCATGTTCGGTGCCTTGTACATGACTGCGGTTTGTTTGTTGCCGCAGTTCCTGGTGGTATCGGCAAATGTGCCCTTCTATCTGGGTGGGACCTCGCTGTTGATCGTCGTAGTGGTTGTTATGGACTTCATGTCCCAAGTACAATCGCACCTCGTTTCTCAGCAGTACGAGTCTCTTTTGAAGAAATCGAACCTGAAGGGCTACGGCAGCGGCATGCTGCGCTGA
- the rplO gene encoding 50S ribosomal protein L15 — MKLNDLRSAPGARREKHRVGRGIGSGLGKTAGRGHKGLTSRSGGTVAPGFEGGQQPLHRRLPKFGFVSKIAMVTAEIRTSELNKLDVEVVDLQALKDANIIGNKYSRAKVVLSGEITKAVTLKGLMATKGARAAIIAAGGKIED; from the coding sequence ATGAAACTGAATGATCTGCGTTCCGCACCGGGCGCCCGTCGCGAGAAGCATCGCGTCGGCCGCGGTATCGGTAGCGGCCTGGGCAAGACTGCCGGTCGCGGCCACAAGGGTCTGACTTCTCGCTCCGGCGGGACCGTCGCCCCGGGCTTCGAGGGTGGTCAACAGCCGTTGCATCGTCGTCTGCCGAAGTTTGGTTTTGTTTCCAAGATTGCCATGGTGACCGCCGAGATCCGTACCAGTGAGCTGAACAAGCTGGACGTTGAGGTGGTTGACCTGCAGGCGCTCAAGGATGCCAACATCATCGGCAACAAGTATTCGCGTGCCAAAGTGGTTCTCTCCGGAGAAATCACCAAGGCCGTCACCCTGAAAGGCCTGATGGCTACTAAGGGTGCACGTGCAGCGATCATCGCGGCTGGCGGCAAGATCGAGGACTAA
- the rpmD gene encoding 50S ribosomal protein L30, with translation MANEKIKVTLTKSVAGRLPKHIACVKGLGLRRIGHTVEVEDTPAVRGMINKVSYMVRVEG, from the coding sequence ATGGCTAACGAAAAAATCAAAGTAACGCTGACCAAGAGCGTTGCCGGTCGTCTGCCCAAGCACATCGCCTGTGTAAAGGGCCTGGGCCTGCGCCGTATCGGTCACACTGTTGAAGTCGAAGATACTCCGGCTGTCCGTGGGATGATCAACAAGGTCTCCTACATGGTTCGGGTAGAGGGTTAA
- the rpsE gene encoding 30S ribosomal protein S5 — translation MANFDQKRDEGYIEKLVQVNRVAKVVKGGRIFAFTALTVVGDGKGRVGFGRGKAREVPAAIQKAMEAARRNMIQVDLNGTTLQYPVKAAHGASKVFMQPASEGTGVIAGGAMRAVLEAAGVHNVLAKCYGSTNPVNVVQATYKGLKSMQSPESVAAKRGKTVEDIAG, via the coding sequence ATGGCTAATTTCGACCAAAAGCGCGACGAAGGTTACATTGAGAAGCTGGTTCAGGTTAACCGCGTTGCCAAAGTAGTAAAAGGTGGCCGTATCTTCGCCTTCACCGCACTGACTGTGGTAGGTGATGGCAAGGGCCGTGTTGGCTTCGGTCGTGGCAAGGCGCGTGAAGTGCCTGCCGCTATCCAGAAAGCCATGGAAGCCGCTCGTCGCAACATGATTCAGGTGGACCTGAACGGGACCACTCTGCAGTACCCGGTCAAAGCTGCTCATGGCGCCTCCAAGGTGTTCATGCAGCCGGCCTCCGAAGGTACTGGTGTCATCGCTGGTGGCGCAATGCGTGCCGTGCTGGAAGCTGCGGGCGTGCATAACGTTCTGGCCAAGTGCTACGGTTCCACCAACCCGGTTAACGTCGTTCAGGCTACCTACAAGGGTCTGAAGTCGATGCAGTCTCCCGAGTCTGTAGCGGCCAAACGCGGCAAGACCGTCGAAGACATCGCGGGGTAA
- the rplR gene encoding 50S ribosomal protein L18 — protein sequence MSDKKVIRLRRARRSRLKMRELEAVRLCVHRSSQHIYAQVIAADGSKVLASASTLDASLRGGNTGNIEAAKKVGQLVAERAKAAGVTQVAFDRSGFKYHGRVKALADAAREGGLEF from the coding sequence ATGAGCGATAAAAAAGTTATTCGTCTCCGTCGCGCTCGCCGTTCGCGTCTGAAAATGCGTGAGCTGGAAGCCGTACGTCTGTGCGTGCACCGCTCTTCGCAGCACATTTACGCACAGGTGATCGCTGCCGATGGTTCCAAGGTTCTGGCCAGTGCCTCCACCCTGGACGCCAGCCTGCGTGGTGGCAACACCGGCAACATCGAAGCCGCCAAGAAGGTTGGTCAACTGGTCGCCGAGCGCGCCAAAGCTGCCGGCGTTACTCAGGTCGCTTTCGACCGTTCCGGCTTCAAGTATCATGGCCGCGTCAAGGCGTTGGCCGACGCTGCTCGTGAAGGCGGGCTGGAATTCTAA
- the rplF gene encoding 50S ribosomal protein L6, producing MSRVAKNPVKLPQGVEIKVNGQELSVKGAKGTLQLNLHSTVEVVQEDGELRVAARPGSPNMAMAGTTRALVNNMVIGVSQGFERKLQLVGVGYKAQAKGQVLSLALGYSHPIDYQLPEGVSVETPSQTDIIIKGIDKQLVGQVAAEIRDFRRPEPYKGKGVRYADEVVRRKEAKKK from the coding sequence ATGTCTCGCGTCGCTAAGAACCCTGTCAAATTGCCGCAGGGTGTAGAAATCAAGGTCAACGGCCAGGAGCTGTCAGTCAAGGGCGCCAAAGGTACCCTGCAGCTGAATCTGCACTCCACCGTTGAAGTCGTTCAGGAAGATGGTGAGTTGCGCGTAGCTGCTCGTCCGGGTAGCCCGAACATGGCCATGGCCGGTACCACCCGCGCCCTGGTCAACAACATGGTTATCGGCGTCAGCCAGGGCTTTGAGCGCAAGCTGCAGCTGGTCGGTGTAGGTTACAAGGCTCAGGCCAAAGGGCAGGTTCTGTCTCTGGCTCTGGGTTACTCGCACCCGATCGACTATCAGTTGCCCGAGGGTGTTTCCGTTGAAACCCCGAGCCAGACTGACATCATCATCAAAGGCATCGACAAGCAACTGGTCGGTCAAGTAGCCGCGGAAATTCGTGATTTCCGTCGTCCTGAGCCTTATAAGGGCAAGGGTGTACGCTACGCCGATGAGGTCGTGCGTCGTAAAGAAGCCAAGAAGAAGTAG
- the rpsH gene encoding 30S ribosomal protein S8, which translates to MSMQDPLADMLTRIRNAQMAEKSSVSMPSAKLKVAVAKVLKEEGYVAGYEVSGDAKPVLSIELKYFEGKPVIEELKRVSRPGLRQYKAVDQLPKVRGGLGVSIVSTNKGVMTDRAARAAGIGGEVLCTVF; encoded by the coding sequence ATGAGTATGCAGGACCCGTTGGCAGATATGCTGACCCGTATCCGTAATGCCCAGATGGCTGAAAAGTCCAGTGTCAGCATGCCTTCGGCAAAGCTGAAGGTGGCTGTCGCCAAAGTACTTAAAGAAGAAGGCTATGTTGCCGGTTATGAAGTTTCAGGTGATGCCAAGCCTGTGCTCTCGATCGAGCTCAAGTACTTCGAGGGCAAGCCGGTAATTGAAGAGCTGAAGCGTGTGAGCCGTCCCGGCCTGCGCCAGTACAAAGCCGTTGACCAGCTGCCGAAGGTCAGGGGTGGACTGGGTGTCTCGATCGTCTCCACCAACAAGGGTGTAATGACTGATCGCGCTGCTCGCGCTGCCGGTATCGGCGGCGAAGTACTCTGCACCGTATTCTGA
- the rpsN gene encoding 30S ribosomal protein S14, translated as MAKISMKNREAKRARLVAKYAKKRAELKATIGNVNASAEERWNAQVALQKLPRDASPVRQRNRCRITGRPHGVYRKFGLSRIKLREAAMRGDVPGLVKASW; from the coding sequence ATGGCCAAAATCAGCATGAAAAACCGCGAGGCCAAGCGCGCTCGTCTGGTTGCTAAGTACGCCAAGAAGCGTGCTGAGCTCAAGGCTACCATCGGTAATGTCAACGCCTCTGCCGAAGAGCGTTGGAATGCCCAGGTAGCCCTGCAAAAATTGCCGCGCGATGCCAGCCCGGTCCGTCAGCGTAACCGCTGCCGTATCACTGGTCGTCCGCACGGTGTATATCGCAAGTTCGGTCTGAGCCGCATCAAGCTGCGTGAAGCAGCCATGCGCGGTGATGTTCCCGGTCTGGTCAAGGCCAGCTGGTAA
- the rplE gene encoding 50S ribosomal protein L5 gives MARLKEHYRTNLVPKLKEELGLKNVMEVPKITKITLNMGLGEAVGDKKVIENALADLEKITGRKGIVTYSRKSIAGFKIRDGWPIGVKVTLRREQMYEFLDRLLSISLPRVRDFRGLNAKSFDGRGNYSMGVKEQIIFPEIDYDKIDALRGLDITLTTTARTDDEGRALLRAFSFPFRN, from the coding sequence ATGGCAAGATTGAAAGAGCATTACCGCACTAACCTCGTTCCCAAGCTGAAAGAAGAGCTCGGCCTGAAGAACGTGATGGAAGTGCCGAAGATCACCAAGATCACCCTGAACATGGGTCTTGGTGAGGCCGTCGGTGACAAGAAAGTCATCGAGAACGCACTGGCCGATCTGGAAAAGATCACCGGTCGCAAGGGCATCGTGACCTATTCGCGCAAGTCGATCGCGGGTTTCAAGATCCGTGATGGCTGGCCGATCGGCGTCAAGGTGACCCTGCGTCGTGAGCAGATGTACGAATTTCTCGACCGTCTGCTGTCGATTTCGCTGCCGCGTGTACGTGACTTCCGTGGTCTGAACGCCAAGTCGTTCGACGGTCGCGGTAACTACAGCATGGGCGTCAAGGAACAGATCATTTTCCCGGAAATCGATTACGACAAGATCGATGCCCTGCGTGGTCTGGACATTACCCTGACCACCACCGCGCGGACCGACGATGAAGGTCGTGCGCTGCTGCGTGCGTTCAGCTTCCCGTTCCGCAACTAG
- the rplX gene encoding 50S ribosomal protein L24, with amino-acid sequence MQKIKRDDDVIVIAGKDKGKRGKVLKVLADARLLIAGVNIVKRHTKPNPMAGRQGGIVEKEAPIHVSNVAIFNPETSKADRVGFKVEDGKKVRIFKSTQKAVDA; translated from the coding sequence ATGCAAAAGATCAAACGTGACGACGACGTAATCGTCATCGCCGGCAAAGACAAAGGCAAGCGTGGCAAGGTCCTCAAGGTCCTGGCTGATGCCCGCCTGTTGATCGCTGGCGTCAACATTGTCAAGCGCCACACCAAGCCTAATCCGATGGCTGGTCGTCAGGGCGGCATTGTTGAAAAGGAGGCGCCTATCCACGTCTCCAACGTGGCTATCTTCAACCCTGAGACCAGCAAGGCCGATCGTGTCGGCTTCAAGGTCGAAGACGGTAAGAAGGTTCGTATTTTCAAGTCGACCCAAAAAGCGGTCGACGCTTGA